From one Arenicella chitinivorans genomic stretch:
- the galE gene encoding UDP-glucose 4-epimerase GalE, producing the protein MQKILVTGGAGYIGSHTVVALLQQGYETVIVDNFSNSHPRVLDRIAQICGQRPGLVDADLRDANALDAIFQAHDIAAVIHFAGLKAVGESVADPVRYYDNNVQGALQLINVMSNHGCHRLVFSSSATVYGNALSMPINEQAGLQATNPYGWTKLMIEQILRDTCTADSTWRVALLRYFNPVAAHESGLIGEDPNGIPNNLVPFVAQVAVGRREHVAVFGDDYDTPDGTGVRDYIHVQDLADAHLSALRALDGLDGCRAFNIGTGNGHSVLEVIRAFSVACGHEIPYQVVARRPGDVATSYADVSRSRKELGWQAKFDLPQMMQDHWRWQSRNPKGYGSD; encoded by the coding sequence ATGCAAAAAATTCTGGTAACAGGCGGTGCAGGGTATATCGGCAGTCACACCGTTGTGGCGTTGTTGCAGCAGGGCTACGAGACGGTGATAGTGGATAACTTTAGTAACAGTCATCCACGAGTATTGGACCGTATCGCGCAGATTTGTGGTCAGCGGCCAGGCTTGGTTGACGCAGATTTACGTGATGCAAACGCTCTCGACGCGATATTTCAGGCGCATGACATCGCAGCGGTGATTCATTTCGCGGGGTTAAAAGCGGTCGGTGAGTCGGTGGCTGACCCGGTCCGTTATTACGACAATAATGTTCAAGGTGCGTTGCAGCTCATCAACGTCATGTCAAATCATGGTTGTCATCGATTGGTGTTTAGTTCGTCGGCGACGGTATACGGGAATGCATTGAGCATGCCGATCAACGAACAGGCTGGGTTACAGGCAACTAATCCGTATGGTTGGACCAAACTGATGATTGAGCAAATCCTGCGTGACACCTGTACGGCTGATTCCACGTGGCGAGTAGCCTTGTTGCGCTACTTTAATCCGGTAGCAGCACACGAAAGTGGCCTAATTGGCGAGGACCCGAATGGTATTCCCAATAATTTAGTACCATTCGTGGCCCAAGTTGCCGTTGGACGTCGTGAACACGTGGCGGTTTTTGGGGATGACTACGACACACCCGACGGGACCGGTGTGCGCGATTATATCCATGTGCAAGATCTGGCTGATGCGCATCTCAGCGCCTTGCGGGCACTTGATGGTCTGGATGGTTGTCGAGCGTTTAACATTGGTACCGGTAACGGGCACTCGGTACTGGAAGTTATCCGTGCGTTTAGTGTGGCCTGCGGTCATGAAATTCCGTATCAGGTGGTCGCGCGTCGCCCTGGTGATGTAGCAACCAGTTATGCAGATGTGAGTCGAAGTCGCAAAGAGTTGGGATGGCAAGCTAAATTTGACTTGCCGCAGATGATGCAAGATCACTGGCGCTGGCAATCGCGCAATCCGAAGGGGTATGGTTCCGACTGA
- a CDS encoding patatin-like phospholipase family protein: protein MPQTDSPNPASKQRRSALLLGGGGARAAYQVGVLKAIAELVPEGCDNPFPIICGTSAGSINAVALASNASRFHAGVAQIIAVWSNFELHHVFYADAKSLFKRIVRWAWSNLGPGTWHQGPSSILDNRPLRDLLNKYISFDRIDESIAEGHLHGYALTACSYTSGESTTFYDGVPEIENWLRTHREGQREKMSIDHLMASSAIPVLFPSVKIGEEHFGDGSMRQISPISPALHLGAEKILIIGLRTKVAANEFEPPRYRPTLGQIAGYVLDTLFLNSLHSDIERMERMNRTLQASGDDNNDSLRIIEHLVISPSKDIANIAMCHFLELPKSFRIALRFLGMAKANSRRLISYLMFTKTFCRELIELGYDDAMAQKDDIIEFLKK from the coding sequence GTGCCGCAGACTGACTCACCAAACCCAGCATCAAAGCAACGACGTTCGGCATTGCTCTTGGGTGGCGGTGGCGCACGCGCGGCATACCAGGTTGGTGTTCTCAAGGCTATTGCTGAACTAGTACCCGAGGGATGCGATAACCCGTTCCCAATCATTTGTGGCACTTCGGCAGGCTCGATTAATGCTGTGGCGCTGGCGTCCAACGCATCTCGATTTCATGCTGGCGTGGCTCAAATTATTGCCGTGTGGTCCAATTTCGAATTGCATCATGTGTTCTACGCCGACGCCAAAAGCCTTTTCAAACGCATCGTGCGCTGGGCGTGGTCCAACCTAGGCCCCGGCACTTGGCACCAAGGACCCAGCTCGATCTTAGATAACCGGCCATTGCGCGACTTACTGAATAAGTACATCAGTTTTGATCGAATCGATGAATCAATTGCAGAAGGTCACCTGCATGGCTATGCGCTAACGGCCTGCAGTTATACCTCCGGCGAATCGACGACGTTCTACGACGGTGTACCTGAAATCGAAAACTGGTTACGCACACACCGAGAAGGCCAGCGCGAAAAAATGAGCATCGACCATTTGATGGCATCGTCAGCGATCCCAGTATTGTTTCCGTCGGTCAAAATCGGTGAAGAGCATTTTGGAGACGGCTCAATGCGTCAGATATCGCCGATCAGTCCGGCGCTGCATCTGGGTGCCGAAAAAATACTCATCATCGGTTTACGCACCAAAGTAGCCGCAAATGAATTTGAGCCTCCACGCTACCGCCCAACGCTGGGCCAGATTGCCGGCTATGTCCTTGACACCTTATTTCTGAACAGTCTGCATTCGGATATCGAACGTATGGAGCGTATGAACCGTACCCTGCAGGCCAGCGGCGACGACAATAATGACTCATTGCGTATCATCGAACACTTGGTGATCAGTCCATCCAAAGACATCGCCAATATCGCCATGTGCCATTTTCTAGAACTCCCCAAGAGCTTCCGCATTGCACTGCGCTTTCTCGGCATGGCCAAAGCCAATAGTCGTCGCCTAATTAGCTACTTGATGTTCACCAAAACATTCTGTCGTGAACTTATCGAACTCGGTTACGATGATGCCATGGCACAAAAAGATGACATTATTGAGTTTCTCAAGAAGTAA
- a CDS encoding metallophosphoesterase family protein, with amino-acid sequence MKLPRRAFLLSLLGGSAATLGYSAYRGVRLPTLDWDPRDPASTVEVDNGLNARLHNLILVTPEDNTNVAHFRAFAPEPTLHLTCANGGKKQLQIRNLANNATIQCSDPAALVSHTIDGITHTVELDFTAQQKLELVCRLPQTENYTFAAIGDTGGDQELAWCLQRGHQLGADFFLHLGDFNYQPGDYRRAIDLFNQSPIPVYISIGNHDFHEDGSIYDQFLSEVSPLNHAFTLGKTRFINLDTAANFLPFGAGSRGALVDALKQDTTVAHSIAYTHRPLYDPLPGSHHDLGSDGERDWLIATLHELGVKTLISGHIHIYDRREVQGIDNIVVGQGLGHQDLLTNSDYSKILLGHINAQGEIQLEIAPLSMPFELHCHPRNEPVKESLRGGEHDAMMRVVDEACG; translated from the coding sequence ATGAAACTACCACGCCGCGCTTTTTTGTTGTCATTGCTCGGCGGTTCTGCCGCAACACTGGGTTACAGCGCGTATCGCGGTGTACGACTGCCGACACTGGATTGGGACCCACGCGACCCTGCTAGCACGGTTGAGGTCGACAATGGCTTGAACGCACGGCTACACAATCTGATTCTAGTCACACCCGAAGACAACACCAATGTCGCGCACTTTCGCGCCTTCGCGCCGGAGCCGACACTCCATTTGACCTGCGCAAACGGTGGCAAGAAGCAACTCCAGATTCGCAATCTAGCAAACAATGCGACTATCCAATGCAGCGATCCAGCCGCACTCGTGAGCCATACGATTGATGGCATCACTCACACCGTGGAGCTGGATTTTACCGCTCAGCAAAAACTAGAACTGGTGTGCCGCTTACCACAGACCGAAAACTACACATTTGCCGCCATCGGCGACACCGGTGGTGATCAAGAACTCGCCTGGTGTTTGCAACGCGGCCATCAACTGGGCGCTGATTTTTTCCTCCATCTCGGCGATTTTAATTACCAACCCGGCGATTACCGACGCGCGATTGATCTATTCAACCAAAGCCCAATTCCCGTCTATATAAGCATTGGCAACCACGACTTTCATGAAGACGGTTCGATCTATGATCAATTCCTGTCTGAAGTCAGCCCACTGAACCACGCCTTTACGCTCGGCAAGACGCGCTTTATCAATTTAGACACCGCCGCAAATTTTCTACCGTTCGGCGCTGGCTCGCGCGGCGCATTAGTCGACGCCCTAAAGCAAGACACCACCGTAGCACATTCCATCGCCTACACGCACCGCCCCTTGTACGACCCCCTACCCGGCAGTCATCACGACCTAGGGAGTGATGGTGAGCGTGACTGGTTAATTGCAACCCTGCACGAACTCGGCGTAAAAACCTTGATCAGCGGCCACATTCATATCTACGACCGTCGCGAAGTACAAGGCATCGACAACATCGTGGTCGGCCAGGGCCTCGGCCACCAAGACCTACTCACCAACAGCGACTACTCCAAAATCCTGTTGGGGCACATTAATGCGCAAGGGGAAATCCAACTCGAAATCGCCCCCTTATCCATGCCATTCGAACTGCATTGCCATCCGCGCAACGAACCCGTCAAAGAAAGCCTACGCGGCGGCGAGCATGACGCTATGATGCGGGTTGTTGATGAGGCGTGTGGTTGA
- a CDS encoding tetratricopeptide repeat protein: MTNVPSGLSDSYNGMAFNLSAKGKYEEAAPLFRKALENNQRMLGEAHPDTATSYDYVASNLDDQGKFEEAEPLYRKGLEIRQRVLGEEHPDTATSYNNLASNLGDQGKIEEAESLYRKGFKIRQRVLGEEHPDTASSYNNMAYNFRAQGRYEEAAPLFRKALEIRQRVLGQEHPHTAGSYNNMASILNAQGKYKEAEPLYRKSLEIHQRVLGAEHPHTATSYNNVGYNLNAQGRYKEAEPLYRKGLEIRKLVLGEGHPDTAGSYNGVASNLKDQGKYQEADFFYRKSLEIRQRALGEEHPLTAQSYSNVGMNLESQGKYTEAEPLYRKGLEIRQRMLGNEHPETAKSYNNIGTNLDGQGKYEDAEPFYRRILEIRQRALGGEHPDTAISYNNLGMNLEKQGKFKEAEPLLRKSYNIISAALGENHPSTKIIRKNLESNSSKNNSIEK, encoded by the coding sequence GTGACCAATGTTCCTTCGGGGCTGAGTGATAGCTATAACGGTATGGCGTTTAACCTCAGTGCGAAAGGCAAGTATGAAGAGGCTGCCCCATTGTTTCGGAAAGCCCTTGAGAATAATCAGCGTATGCTGGGTGAAGCACATCCTGATACGGCCACCAGCTACGATTATGTGGCATCTAATCTAGATGACCAAGGTAAGTTTGAAGAGGCCGAACCCTTGTATCGTAAAGGACTTGAGATCCGTCAGCGTGTGCTGGGTGAAGAGCATCCTGACACGGCCACCAGCTACAACAATTTGGCGTCTAACCTGGGAGACCAAGGTAAGATTGAAGAAGCTGAATCTTTGTACCGTAAAGGGTTCAAAATCCGTCAGCGAGTGCTCGGTGAAGAGCATCCTGACACGGCCAGCAGCTACAACAATATGGCGTATAACTTCAGAGCGCAAGGCAGGTATGAGGAGGCTGCACCGTTGTTTCGTAAGGCCCTTGAAATCCGTCAGCGTGTACTGGGTCAAGAGCATCCTCATACGGCGGGCAGCTACAACAATATGGCGTCTATCCTCAATGCGCAAGGCAAGTATAAAGAGGCCGAACCATTGTATCGTAAAAGCCTTGAGATCCATCAACGCGTGCTGGGTGCAGAGCACCCGCATACGGCCACCAGCTACAACAATGTGGGCTATAACCTCAATGCGCAAGGCAGGTATAAAGAGGCCGAACCACTGTATCGTAAAGGCCTTGAAATCCGTAAGCTTGTGTTGGGCGAAGGACATCCTGATACGGCGGGCAGCTACAATGGTGTGGCATCCAACCTCAAGGACCAAGGCAAATACCAAGAAGCCGATTTTTTTTATCGTAAATCCCTTGAAATCCGTCAGCGTGCGCTGGGCGAAGAGCATCCACTTACGGCGCAAAGCTATAGCAATGTAGGGATGAATCTAGAGAGCCAAGGCAAATATACAGAAGCCGAACCATTGTATCGGAAAGGCCTTGAAATCCGTCAGCGCATGCTAGGCAATGAGCATCCTGAAACGGCCAAAAGTTACAACAATATAGGGACAAATCTAGATGGCCAAGGCAAGTATGAAGACGCTGAGCCATTCTACCGAAGAATCCTTGAAATCCGTCAGCGTGCGTTGGGTGGAGAGCATCCTGATACGGCGATCAGTTACAACAATTTAGGAATGAATCTAGAGAAGCAAGGCAAGTTTAAAGAGGCCGAACCTCTGCTTCGTAAAAGCTACAATATAATTTCTGCGGCGTTAGGCGAGAACCATCCGTCAACTAAAATAATTCGGAAAAACTTAGAATCGAATAGTTCGAAAAATAATTCAATTGAAAAATAG
- the trxA gene encoding thioredoxin TrxA, with protein MSQNTVEITDASFESDVLKADKPVLVDYWAEWCGPCKMLAPILDEVAAEYGDKLTVAKLDIDSNPNTPPKFGIRGIPTLMLFKEGDVAATKVGAMSKSQLTAFLDENI; from the coding sequence ATGTCTCAAAACACCGTAGAAATTACCGACGCAAGCTTTGAATCGGATGTGCTAAAAGCTGATAAACCCGTGCTGGTCGACTACTGGGCAGAGTGGTGTGGGCCTTGCAAAATGCTGGCGCCAATTCTGGACGAAGTTGCAGCTGAATACGGTGATAAGCTTACCGTAGCAAAGCTTGATATTGACAGTAACCCGAATACGCCACCAAAGTTTGGTATCCGTGGGATTCCGACTTTGATGTTGTTCAAAGAAGGTGATGTCGCGGCCACCAAGGTTGGTGCGATGTCTAAATCGCAATTGACTGCGTTTCTTGACGAAAATATCTAG
- the rhlB gene encoding ATP-dependent RNA helicase RhlB, with amino-acid sequence MTDTHLSDTRFAELAIHPDVQKGIDATGFEFCTPIQAMTLPLALEGKDISGQAQTGTGKTAAFLIACLHRLLTNKPKESKKKNPVRALIVAPTRELAIQILEDGKPLVQFTDLKLGIAYGGTDYDKQRKHIEEGVDVLIGTPGRIIDYFKQGVFALDALEVIVLDEADRMFDLGFISDIRYLFRAMPAPEERLNLLFSATLSHRVAELAYEHMSEPEVVKIEAEITADRIDQIAYMPSNEEKIPLLMGLIQKAGDDKGVVFINTKHMAEKIEAWLNANNFSCALLSGDVPQKKREKLLGNFKDGKCNILIATDVAARGLHIPDVNYVVNFDLPTDAEDYVHRIGRTARAGASGTAISLICETYAMNIVDIEEYIEHSIPVNRDISDLIFKDPIKPDLSALRSNRKRDDRKGKGGKKDKPEGRSKHRAKSDSSDERVRREKGNPNRVPKEKRRTRDDDAAQTAEQREAAKVAAMEKRHQDQQKSPRIPLRGRRGHEIPAIG; translated from the coding sequence ATGACAGACACACATCTAAGCGATACTCGGTTTGCCGAGCTCGCAATACATCCAGACGTACAAAAAGGCATCGATGCCACTGGTTTTGAGTTTTGTACGCCCATTCAGGCAATGACCCTGCCACTGGCCCTTGAAGGCAAGGATATCAGCGGGCAGGCACAAACCGGCACTGGCAAAACTGCCGCCTTCTTGATTGCCTGTCTGCACCGGTTATTAACCAACAAACCGAAAGAATCAAAAAAGAAAAACCCGGTCCGCGCCTTAATTGTGGCACCGACACGCGAGCTAGCAATTCAAATTCTGGAAGACGGCAAACCGCTGGTCCAATTCACTGATCTTAAGCTCGGAATCGCCTATGGCGGTACAGATTACGACAAACAACGTAAACACATCGAAGAAGGTGTGGACGTATTGATTGGCACACCTGGCCGTATCATTGACTACTTCAAACAAGGCGTGTTCGCGCTGGATGCTCTGGAAGTCATCGTGCTCGACGAAGCCGACCGAATGTTCGATCTTGGCTTTATCTCGGATATCCGCTATCTGTTTCGCGCTATGCCAGCCCCAGAAGAGCGCCTTAATCTCTTGTTCTCAGCCACCTTGTCACACCGCGTTGCGGAACTGGCATACGAACACATGAGCGAACCCGAAGTAGTTAAAATTGAAGCAGAAATCACGGCGGATCGCATTGACCAGATCGCTTACATGCCGTCTAACGAGGAAAAGATCCCACTGCTGATGGGCTTGATTCAAAAAGCCGGTGACGACAAAGGCGTGGTATTCATTAACACCAAACATATGGCGGAAAAAATCGAAGCTTGGTTGAACGCCAACAACTTCAGTTGCGCCTTATTATCTGGCGATGTGCCACAGAAAAAACGCGAAAAACTGCTTGGCAACTTTAAAGACGGCAAATGCAACATCCTGATCGCAACCGATGTGGCAGCACGCGGCCTGCACATCCCAGACGTCAACTACGTGGTTAACTTCGACCTGCCGACCGATGCCGAGGACTACGTCCACCGTATTGGCCGCACCGCACGTGCAGGAGCCAGTGGAACAGCAATCAGCCTGATCTGCGAAACCTATGCCATGAACATCGTCGACATCGAGGAATATATTGAGCACAGCATACCGGTCAATCGCGACATCTCTGACTTAATATTCAAAGACCCGATCAAACCGGATCTATCTGCCTTGCGTTCGAATCGTAAACGCGACGATCGAAAAGGCAAAGGCGGCAAGAAGGACAAACCGGAAGGACGCAGCAAACACCGCGCCAAAAGCGACAGTAGCGATGAACGGGTACGACGTGAGAAAGGCAACCCGAATCGAGTGCCAAAAGAAAAACGCCGCACGCGTGATGACGATGCTGCACAAACTGCGGAACAGCGCGAAGCGGCCAAAGTGGCTGCCATGGAAAAGCGTCACCAGGACCAGCAAAAGTCTCCTCGCATTCCATTACGCGGTCGCCGCGGACACGAAATCCCAGCCATTGGCTAA
- the rho gene encoding transcription termination factor Rho, translated as MSASLTDLKKKSATELTEIGRSMELDGLGRMRKQDQIFTILKSMAKKGEDIEGEGVVEILQDGFGFLRSADSSYLAGPDDIYVSPSQIRRFNLRTGDTVAGLVRPPKDSERYFALLKVETINGSTPEEARNKILFENLTPLHPNKRMKLEQENGTSEDLTGRVIDLIAPLGKGQRGLIVSSPKSGKTVMLQQIAQAITTNNPDVELMVLLIDERPEEVTEMQRSVRGEVISSTFDEPAARHVQVAEMVIEKAKRLVEHKKDVVILLDSITRLARAYNTVAPASGKVLTGGVDANALQRPKRFFGAARNIEEGGSLTILATALIETGSKMDEVIYEEFKGTGNMEVHLDRKIAEKRVYPSIIVNKSSTRREELLMDPEELQKVWILRKLLHPMNEIEAIEFLLDKLKATKANSEFFGSMKR; from the coding sequence ATGTCAGCATCTTTAACCGATCTTAAGAAGAAATCCGCCACCGAACTCACTGAAATAGGCCGCTCTATGGAGCTTGATGGCCTAGGCCGCATGCGCAAGCAGGATCAGATTTTCACGATCCTCAAGTCAATGGCGAAAAAAGGGGAGGACATCGAAGGCGAAGGCGTGGTTGAAATTTTGCAAGACGGATTCGGCTTTCTGCGTTCCGCCGACAGTTCGTATCTGGCAGGGCCAGATGACATTTATGTCAGCCCAAGTCAGATCCGCCGCTTTAACCTGCGTACCGGGGATACCGTCGCTGGTTTGGTTCGTCCTCCGAAGGACTCAGAGCGGTATTTTGCACTGCTGAAAGTTGAGACCATCAATGGCTCCACGCCAGAAGAAGCGCGCAACAAAATATTATTTGAAAACCTGACACCGCTGCATCCGAACAAACGTATGAAGCTGGAGCAGGAGAATGGTACGTCGGAAGACTTGACCGGTCGTGTGATCGATTTGATCGCGCCACTGGGTAAAGGTCAGCGTGGTTTGATTGTGTCGTCGCCAAAAAGCGGTAAAACGGTCATGCTGCAACAGATTGCTCAGGCCATCACCACCAACAACCCAGATGTGGAACTGATGGTGTTACTGATTGATGAACGCCCGGAAGAAGTAACCGAGATGCAACGCTCGGTGCGTGGTGAAGTGATTTCATCAACGTTCGACGAACCAGCAGCGCGTCACGTACAAGTCGCCGAAATGGTGATCGAAAAAGCCAAGCGTTTGGTAGAGCATAAGAAAGACGTGGTGATTTTGCTCGACTCAATCACCCGTTTAGCGCGTGCCTACAACACCGTGGCACCGGCCTCCGGCAAAGTACTGACCGGTGGTGTGGACGCCAACGCATTGCAACGTCCAAAGCGCTTCTTCGGCGCAGCACGTAACATCGAAGAGGGCGGCAGCCTCACGATTCTGGCCACCGCGCTGATCGAAACTGGCTCAAAAATGGACGAAGTGATTTACGAAGAATTCAAAGGCACCGGCAACATGGAAGTGCACCTGGACCGCAAAATTGCTGAAAAACGCGTTTACCCATCCATCATCGTTAACAAATCTTCCACACGCCGGGAAGAACTTTTGATGGACCCAGAAGAACTGCAAAAAGTCTGGATTCTACGCAAACTTCTGCACCCAATGAACGAAATCGAAGCCATCGAATTCCTATTGGACAAGCTAAAAGCCACCAAAGCGAACTCCGAGTTTTTTGGATCTATGAAGCGGTAA
- a CDS encoding fumarylacetoacetate hydrolase family protein: MTPYQHLWRDGSACGLPSGKAVCVGKNYADHIQEMNSKVPRQPVLFFKPRSALCSTQHALEISHLSRLGALHHELEIALLIGDTLNRFSDNLLSAVVGVGLGIDLTLRDVQAELKQEGLPWERAKAFDNSCVLSPFLPVDNGWQPNNLELRLWVNEEQKQHSNSQLMLTPMTDLLLEITQVVTLEPGDVVLTGTPAGVGPLQAGDSLRGALNQDILFDKLLVK, encoded by the coding sequence ATGACACCCTATCAGCACCTATGGCGCGATGGTTCCGCCTGCGGTTTACCGAGCGGAAAAGCAGTCTGCGTGGGCAAAAACTACGCCGATCACATACAGGAAATGAACTCAAAGGTGCCACGCCAACCGGTCCTTTTTTTCAAACCACGCAGCGCGCTTTGTAGCACACAGCACGCGCTTGAGATCAGCCATTTATCACGCCTCGGCGCACTGCACCATGAGCTTGAAATCGCCCTACTGATCGGCGATACCCTGAATAGATTCAGTGATAATTTGCTGAGCGCAGTGGTTGGCGTCGGCTTAGGCATCGACTTAACATTGCGTGACGTGCAAGCTGAGTTAAAGCAGGAAGGTCTCCCTTGGGAACGCGCAAAAGCCTTCGACAACAGCTGCGTGCTCAGCCCTTTTTTACCCGTGGATAACGGCTGGCAACCCAACAACCTGGAACTTCGCCTCTGGGTTAATGAAGAACAGAAACAACACAGTAATAGTCAACTCATGCTGACACCCATGACTGATCTGTTGCTGGAAATAACTCAAGTTGTGACGCTTGAGCCCGGCGATGTCGTCCTCACGGGTACGCCGGCCGGAGTTGGCCCATTACAAGCAGGCGACAGCTTGCGCGGCGCACTGAATCAAGACATCTTGTTTGATAAGCTTTTGGTCAAATAG
- a CDS encoding ArnT family glycosyltransferase — protein MYQLYRDRPLLVLLMIAANIALSAWCVFLDPVMNNDGVTYLAIAEMMLRGDWSQAFDYYSWPYYSVLIAGVAKLLSIGVEPAAYILNTILVTSLTLAYVCIVGELSNNNRRIIVIAMVVILFFPSITKFRSFLIRDFAYLSCYLWSLYFIFRYCSTLNKQHLIGWLAFAALSCLFRFEGIAFLLIAPYFLLLFSTGKFTNRRLLFTGLSILILAVSLALMAWYVNDKYAAMIKVAQDSGKDIHTVFDLFVASTKKQLGGEELTLLNYAGVFAGNIGNVAYELIRRMALFYFVFALIAYWKNIGFNSYFAKRIWIVYVVTNFIVLVCFSLYNNFLVGRYTMATALTLLLLAPFMIERILQSYQQSTWLKRIGSILALGLLTAVSLEGMDVSSKKLHIKEAAHWLRSELPEHASYFSNDRLLMYYSGDDVVETLMSNHNNVHLRFLLDTKQLNDYDYVALSVNPKSKLEDDFRQTLWYIYGRPVKIFEGVKGRALFIYQTNSD, from the coding sequence ATGTACCAATTGTATCGTGACCGACCGCTGCTTGTGCTGCTGATGATTGCAGCCAACATCGCGCTGTCGGCCTGGTGCGTGTTTCTAGACCCAGTCATGAATAATGACGGCGTCACTTACTTGGCCATTGCCGAGATGATGCTGCGTGGAGACTGGTCTCAAGCCTTTGACTACTACAGTTGGCCCTATTACTCGGTTTTAATCGCTGGGGTCGCAAAACTATTGTCCATCGGTGTTGAGCCAGCGGCGTATATTCTAAATACCATACTGGTCACTTCGCTCACTCTGGCCTACGTGTGCATTGTTGGCGAGCTTTCCAATAACAACCGACGGATTATTGTAATCGCCATGGTGGTGATTCTCTTTTTTCCGAGCATTACCAAATTCCGTTCATTCCTGATCCGTGACTTTGCCTACCTGAGTTGTTACTTATGGTCGCTGTATTTCATTTTCCGCTATTGCAGCACGCTCAATAAACAACATCTGATCGGCTGGCTGGCGTTTGCCGCATTGAGTTGCTTGTTTCGCTTTGAAGGAATCGCTTTCTTGTTGATCGCGCCGTACTTCCTACTGCTGTTTTCGACTGGTAAGTTCACCAATCGTCGCTTACTGTTCACCGGTTTATCGATCCTGATTCTCGCCGTTAGTCTTGCCTTAATGGCCTGGTATGTAAACGATAAATACGCTGCCATGATTAAGGTGGCACAAGACTCTGGCAAGGATATTCACACTGTCTTTGATTTGTTTGTTGCCAGCACAAAAAAACAGCTCGGTGGCGAGGAGCTCACACTGTTGAATTACGCTGGTGTCTTCGCAGGTAATATTGGCAACGTGGCCTACGAGCTGATCCGTCGAATGGCGTTGTTTTATTTTGTGTTTGCGCTGATCGCTTACTGGAAGAACATCGGCTTTAACAGTTACTTCGCCAAGCGTATCTGGATCGTCTACGTGGTCACCAATTTCATCGTGTTGGTGTGCTTCAGCCTGTACAACAACTTTCTGGTTGGGCGCTATACAATGGCGACCGCGCTCACCTTGTTACTACTCGCACCGTTTATGATTGAACGGATACTGCAGTCGTATCAGCAAAGCACCTGGCTCAAGCGGATCGGCAGCATATTGGCCCTCGGCTTGCTTACCGCTGTGTCCCTTGAAGGGATGGATGTCTCCAGTAAGAAACTGCACATCAAAGAGGCAGCACACTGGCTTAGATCTGAATTACCGGAACACGCATCGTACTTTAGCAATGACCGACTGTTGATGTACTACAGTGGCGATGACGTGGTGGAAACACTGATGAGCAATCACAACAACGTTCATTTGCGCTTCCTGCTAGACACCAAACAACTCAACGACTATGACTATGTGGCACTCAGCGTGAATCCCAAAAGCAAGCTCGAGGATGATTTTCGCCAAACCCTATGGTACATCTACGGACGCCCCGTCAAGATCTTTGAAGGCGTAAAGGGGCGTGCTCTGTTCATTTATCAAACTAATTCAGACTAA